Proteins from a single region of Pseudopedobacter saltans DSM 12145:
- a CDS encoding RNA polymerase sigma factor, whose translation MAIKPLDNETELLAKIAEGDHIAFSELFTYYRKYVFSFGSRLMRSEEVAEEVVQEVFTKIWRGREKLKTIDNFAGYLSILVRNHSFDLLRQLARQQKTGGEIVLLFSEEDNSTQNEIDYRETVRILDEVLDVLPEQQRRAYTLCHLEGLKYEEAATIMNISATTVNYHMKLALKNIRQHLLKNGLSYQIILFLFYKF comes from the coding sequence ATGGCAATTAAACCTCTCGACAATGAAACCGAATTATTGGCAAAAATTGCCGAAGGAGATCATATTGCTTTTTCGGAACTTTTTACTTATTACCGGAAATATGTGTTTTCTTTTGGGAGTAGACTAATGCGTTCAGAAGAGGTAGCCGAAGAAGTGGTACAGGAAGTATTTACCAAAATATGGAGAGGACGAGAGAAGTTAAAGACCATAGACAATTTTGCTGGTTACCTGAGTATATTGGTTCGCAACCATTCCTTTGATTTACTGAGACAGCTTGCCCGTCAGCAAAAAACAGGAGGAGAGATAGTTTTGTTATTTTCAGAAGAAGACAACAGTACCCAAAACGAAATAGATTACAGAGAGACCGTTAGAATATTAGATGAAGTGCTGGATGTCTTGCCAGAACAACAACGAAGAGCTTATACACTCTGTCATTTAGAAGGGCTGAAATATGAAGAAGCCGCTACCATAATGAATATTTCTGCAACGACAGTGAATTACCATATGAAGTTGGCATTGAAGAATATCAGGCAACATTTATTAAAAAATGGACTGTCTTACCAGATCATCTTGTTCTTGTTTTATAAGTTTTGA
- a CDS encoding ABC-F family ATP-binding cassette domain-containing protein, which yields MISINDLSFLIGSRALYDEANWHIKPGDRVGLIGANGTGKSTLLKLIVGEYTPTSGTISMSKDLKIGYLNQDLLSYESHNSILHVAMEAFERQNQLHDEIEELLKKMETDYSDEVLNKLSVKQEEFAALDGYNIEYRANEILAGLGFSSEDQHRPLNTFSGGWRMRVMLARILLQDPDILLLDEPTNHMDLPSIKWLENYLSSFEGAIVIVSHDRYFLDKIVNRIVESRKGKLTSYSGNYSFYVEEKGLRSEIQRGEYKNQQAKIKQEEKLIERFRAKASKAKMAQSRIKALERMDRVEDVDDENPTVNFQFKFTKPSGRHVIRIEHATKSYPAIDILEDAEAVIEKGDKIALIGANGKGKSTLLRMIAGTEPFQGTCETGHNVTETFFAQHQLESLHLENSILEELQSFAPKHTDTELRSLLGCFLFTGDDVFKKIRVLSGGEKSRVALAKSLTTDSNFLILDEPTNHLDIQSVNILIQALQQYEGTFITVSHDRYFLDNIANKIWFIEDKKIKQYPGTYEEYEEWQSKREKSSTNVKDVKKEKPKKEEPKVMSDDVNKQLKKLNTQLKKLEEDIILQKAEVEKFEAEIAKEEVYSNVTKLAETNAKYTQAKDLLIKFHDDWEKLVEEILILED from the coding sequence ATGATTTCAATCAACGATTTAAGTTTTTTAATAGGCTCCAGAGCCTTATATGATGAAGCCAATTGGCATATAAAACCCGGCGATCGCGTGGGCCTTATAGGTGCCAATGGTACTGGAAAATCAACTTTACTAAAACTGATTGTAGGTGAATACACTCCTACTTCAGGAACAATATCGATGTCGAAAGACTTGAAGATTGGTTATTTGAATCAGGATTTATTGTCTTACGAATCACACAATAGCATTTTGCATGTTGCTATGGAAGCTTTCGAGCGTCAGAACCAGCTGCATGATGAAATAGAGGAACTTCTAAAGAAAATGGAGACTGATTATTCCGATGAAGTTTTAAATAAACTAAGCGTCAAACAGGAAGAATTTGCTGCATTGGACGGTTATAATATCGAATATCGTGCTAACGAGATACTGGCGGGTTTGGGTTTCAGTTCGGAAGATCAGCATCGTCCTTTAAATACCTTTTCGGGAGGTTGGAGAATGCGTGTTATGCTGGCCAGAATTCTTTTACAGGATCCGGATATCCTTTTACTGGATGAGCCAACCAACCATATGGATTTACCTTCTATTAAATGGTTGGAGAACTACTTATCTAGTTTTGAGGGAGCTATTGTTATTGTTTCTCATGACCGTTATTTCCTCGATAAAATTGTTAACCGTATTGTCGAATCAAGAAAAGGCAAATTAACTTCTTATTCTGGTAATTACAGTTTCTACGTGGAAGAAAAAGGGCTTCGATCTGAAATTCAACGCGGTGAATATAAAAACCAACAGGCAAAGATCAAGCAGGAAGAAAAACTGATTGAACGTTTCCGGGCGAAGGCTTCAAAAGCGAAAATGGCGCAATCCAGGATCAAAGCTTTAGAAAGAATGGACCGGGTGGAAGATGTCGATGACGAAAACCCTACTGTGAACTTTCAGTTTAAATTTACTAAACCATCGGGAAGACATGTAATCCGTATTGAGCATGCGACTAAAAGTTACCCTGCCATTGATATTTTAGAAGACGCGGAAGCTGTAATAGAAAAAGGTGATAAAATTGCACTAATTGGTGCTAATGGTAAAGGTAAGTCTACTCTATTGCGTATGATTGCTGGTACTGAGCCTTTTCAGGGAACATGCGAAACAGGCCATAATGTTACGGAAACCTTCTTTGCGCAGCATCAATTGGAATCTCTTCATTTGGAAAATTCCATTCTGGAAGAATTGCAATCTTTTGCACCAAAACATACCGATACTGAATTAAGATCGCTTCTTGGTTGTTTCCTGTTTACAGGAGATGATGTTTTTAAGAAAATCCGCGTACTATCGGGCGGTGAGAAATCCAGAGTAGCTTTAGCTAAATCTTTAACAACCGATTCTAATTTCCTGATTTTAGATGAGCCTACAAACCACCTGGATATCCAATCGGTAAACATTCTGATACAAGCTTTACAACAATATGAGGGTACTTTCATTACAGTATCCCACGATCGTTATTTCCTTGATAATATTGCCAATAAAATTTGGTTCATTGAAGATAAGAAAATCAAGCAATATCCGGGTACTTATGAGGAGTACGAAGAATGGCAATCTAAACGTGAGAAAAGCTCGACAAATGTTAAAGACGTAAAGAAAGAAAAGCCTAAGAAGGAAGAACCTAAAGTAATGTCTGATGATGTGAATAAGCAATTGAAAAAGCTAAATACGCAATTGAAGAAACTGGAAGAAGACATCATTTTACAAAAAGCTGAGGTGGAAAAATTTGAAGCCGAAATTGCTAAAGAAGAAGTTTATAGTAATGTAACTAAGCTTGCTGAAACCAATGCAAAATATACTCAAGCTAAAGATTTATTAATCAAATTTCATGATGATTGGGAAAAATTGGTTGAAGAAATATTGATTTTAGAGGATTAA
- a CDS encoding DDE-type integrase/transposase/recombinase gives MGERYYLFKNKKGFIYLSLITDAYSRKIVGYNLSRNLKAEGCIKAFQMALKSRLYPKRPLIHHSDRGIQYCCDDYVQLLISQNVQISMTQNGSPYDNAIAERVNGILKQEFNLYQSFDSYQKAKDAVENAIISYNQIRPHFSCQLQTPQAKHASSNAW, from the coding sequence ATGGGTGAGCGATATTACCTATTTAAAAACAAAAAAGGTTTTATCTATCTTAGTTTGATTACAGATGCTTATTCAAGAAAAATTGTAGGTTATAACTTAAGTCGAAACTTAAAAGCAGAAGGATGCATAAAAGCATTTCAGATGGCGTTAAAATCAAGATTATACCCAAAAAGACCTCTTATTCATCACTCTGACAGGGGAATTCAATACTGCTGTGACGATTATGTCCAATTATTGATCAGCCAAAATGTACAAATTAGCATGACGCAAAATGGAAGCCCTTATGATAATGCTATCGCAGAGCGGGTGAATGGTATTTTAAAACAAGAATTTAATCTATACCAATCTTTTGACTCATACCAAAAAGCTAAAGATGCAGTAGAAAACGCAATTATCAGTTATAACCAGATCAGACCCCACTTCTCTTGCCAGCTTCAAACACCACAAGCAAAACATGCATCAAGTAATGCATGGTAA
- a CDS encoding transposase, translated as MEKPRKGKSKGRTPLFEDSFKIAVAREYILGDYSASQVGKKYNLNSDNVFYFVKWYNKHHPDPAPETSSPAELTPSNTAKLEEELALAKLKITALEMLIRNAEREMGVDIVKKPGTKQ; from the coding sequence ATGGAAAAACCAAGAAAAGGAAAGAGCAAAGGTCGTACTCCTTTATTCGAAGACAGTTTTAAAATTGCAGTTGCCCGAGAATATATTTTGGGTGACTATAGCGCCAGTCAGGTTGGCAAGAAATACAATTTAAATTCAGACAATGTATTTTACTTTGTAAAGTGGTACAATAAGCATCATCCTGACCCAGCCCCAGAGACAAGTTCTCCTGCGGAATTAACGCCCTCAAACACCGCTAAGCTTGAAGAGGAATTAGCGTTGGCAAAACTTAAGATCACCGCATTAGAAATGCTCATTCGTAATGCCGAACGGGAAATGGGGGTAGATATTGTAAAAAAGCCTGGTACCAAACAGTAG